A genomic segment from Bradyrhizobium diazoefficiens USDA 110 encodes:
- the putA gene encoding bifunctional proline dehydrogenase/L-glutamate gamma-semialdehyde dehydrogenase PutA produces MPNIPPPFTAPYAPDDAEIAARLLPASHLSPPQEARIHRTATRLIEAIRKRDDRLGGVEDMLREFALSTKEGLALMVLAEALLRVPDARTADQFIEDKLGEGDFIHHETKSTAFLVNASAWALGLSARVIQPGETPDGTIGRLVKRLGAPAVRTATRQAMRLMGNHFVLGETIEQALERGKPRSGQKTRYSFDMLGEGARTAADARRYFDAYASAIETIGKAAGNHALPDRPGISVKLSALHPRFEAISRARVMVELVPQLLDLAQRAKAHDLNFTVDAEEADRLELSLDVIAATLADPSLKGWDGFGLAIQAYQKRASAVIDYVDALARAHDRKLMVRLVKGAYWDTEIKRAQERGLDGYPVFTRKAMTDLNYVACASKLLALRPRIFPQFATHNALTVATVLEMAEGSSGFEFQRLHGMGEALYEQLAKDHADIAYRTYAPVGSHRDLLAYLVRRLLENGANSSFVAQAADYRVPVPALLQRPADAIVRPQAAAHPRIPLPCDLFAPERRNSRGVEFGARTALDQLLTDVKAETGDLKPIADATPDQAHAAVAAARAGFAGWSRTPAGIRAAALEQAAHLLESRSAHFIALLQREGGKTLDDALSELREAADFCRYYAAQGRKLFGSETAMPGPTGESNALTMRGRGVFVAISPWNFPLAIFLGQVTAALMAGNSVVAKPAEQTPRIAREAVALLHEAGIPKSALYLVTGDGRIGAALTAHPDIAGVVFTGSTEVARSINRALAAKDGPIVPLIAETGGINAMIADATALPEQVADDVVTSAFRSAGQRCSALRLLFVQEDVADRMIEMVAGAARELKIGDPSDVATHVGPVIDVEAKQRLDAHIARMKTEARLHFAGPAPEGCFVAPHIFELTEAGQLTEEVFGPILHVVRYRPENLERVLRAIERTGYGLTLGVHSRIDDSIEAIIDRVQVGNIYVNRNMIGAVVGVQPFGGNGLSGTGPKAGGPHYLARFATEQTVTINTAAAGGNAALLAGEE; encoded by the coding sequence ATGCCGAACATCCCGCCTCCCTTCACCGCCCCCTACGCGCCCGATGATGCCGAGATCGCCGCGCGCCTGTTGCCGGCGTCACATCTCAGCCCGCCGCAGGAGGCGCGGATCCACCGCACCGCGACACGGCTGATCGAGGCGATCCGCAAGCGCGACGACCGGCTTGGCGGGGTCGAGGACATGCTGCGGGAGTTCGCGCTCTCGACCAAGGAAGGCCTCGCACTGATGGTGCTGGCGGAGGCGCTGCTGCGCGTGCCGGACGCGCGCACCGCCGACCAGTTCATCGAGGACAAGCTCGGCGAGGGCGACTTCATCCATCACGAGACCAAGTCCACCGCCTTCCTGGTCAACGCCTCGGCCTGGGCGCTCGGCCTGTCGGCGCGGGTGATCCAGCCCGGCGAGACGCCCGACGGCACCATCGGCCGGCTGGTGAAGCGGCTCGGCGCGCCGGCGGTGCGCACCGCCACGCGCCAGGCGATGCGGCTGATGGGCAATCATTTCGTGCTGGGTGAGACCATCGAGCAGGCGCTGGAGCGGGGTAAGCCGCGCTCTGGCCAGAAGACGCGCTACTCCTTCGACATGCTCGGCGAAGGCGCGCGCACCGCGGCGGACGCCAGGCGCTATTTCGACGCCTATGCCAGCGCGATCGAGACGATCGGCAAGGCGGCCGGCAACCATGCCCTGCCCGACCGGCCCGGCATCTCCGTCAAGCTCTCGGCGCTGCATCCGCGCTTCGAGGCGATCAGCCGCGCGCGCGTGATGGTCGAGCTGGTGCCGCAGCTGCTCGATCTGGCGCAGCGCGCCAAGGCCCATGATCTCAACTTCACCGTCGACGCCGAAGAGGCGGACCGGCTGGAGCTGTCGCTCGACGTGATCGCGGCAACGCTGGCCGATCCCTCGCTCAAGGGCTGGGACGGTTTTGGGCTCGCGATCCAGGCCTATCAGAAGCGCGCCAGCGCAGTGATCGACTATGTCGACGCGCTCGCCCGCGCCCATGACCGCAAGCTGATGGTGCGGCTGGTCAAGGGCGCCTATTGGGACACCGAGATCAAGCGCGCGCAGGAGCGCGGGCTCGACGGCTATCCCGTGTTCACGCGCAAGGCGATGACGGATCTGAACTACGTCGCCTGCGCCTCGAAGCTGCTGGCCCTGCGGCCACGCATCTTCCCGCAATTCGCCACCCACAACGCGCTGACGGTCGCGACCGTGCTGGAGATGGCCGAGGGCAGCAGCGGCTTCGAATTCCAGCGCCTGCACGGCATGGGCGAGGCGCTCTACGAGCAGCTCGCCAAGGATCACGCAGACATCGCCTACCGCACCTACGCCCCGGTCGGCAGCCATCGCGACCTGCTCGCCTATCTGGTGCGGCGACTGCTGGAGAACGGTGCCAACTCCTCCTTCGTGGCGCAGGCGGCCGATTACCGCGTCCCGGTCCCGGCGCTGTTGCAGCGTCCGGCGGATGCGATCGTCCGGCCGCAGGCGGCGGCCCATCCCAGGATTCCGCTCCCCTGCGATCTGTTCGCGCCGGAGCGGCGCAATTCGCGCGGCGTCGAATTCGGCGCGCGCACCGCGCTCGACCAACTGCTGACCGACGTCAAGGCCGAGACAGGCGACCTCAAGCCGATCGCCGATGCAACGCCGGACCAGGCCCACGCAGCGGTGGCCGCAGCGCGCGCGGGTTTCGCCGGCTGGAGCCGGACGCCCGCGGGCATACGCGCGGCGGCGCTGGAGCAGGCCGCGCACCTGTTGGAGAGCCGTAGCGCCCATTTCATCGCGCTATTGCAGCGCGAGGGCGGCAAGACGCTCGACGATGCGCTCTCGGAGCTGCGCGAGGCCGCCGACTTCTGCCGCTACTATGCCGCGCAGGGCCGCAAGCTGTTCGGCAGCGAGACGGCGATGCCAGGCCCGACCGGCGAGAGCAACGCGCTCACCATGCGCGGCCGCGGCGTCTTCGTGGCGATCTCGCCGTGGAATTTCCCGCTGGCGATCTTCCTCGGCCAGGTCACGGCGGCGCTGATGGCCGGCAACAGCGTTGTTGCAAAACCCGCCGAGCAGACGCCGCGCATCGCGCGCGAGGCCGTAGCCCTGCTGCACGAGGCCGGCATCCCCAAGAGCGCGCTGTATCTCGTCACCGGCGACGGCCGCATCGGCGCGGCGCTGACCGCGCATCCCGACATCGCCGGCGTCGTCTTCACCGGCTCGACCGAGGTCGCCCGCAGCATCAACCGGGCGCTCGCGGCCAAGGATGGGCCGATCGTGCCCCTGATCGCGGAGACCGGCGGCATCAACGCCATGATCGCCGATGCCACCGCGCTGCCGGAGCAGGTCGCCGACGACGTTGTCACCTCCGCGTTCCGTTCCGCCGGCCAGCGCTGCTCGGCACTGCGGCTGCTGTTCGTGCAGGAGGACGTCGCCGACCGCATGATCGAGATGGTCGCGGGTGCCGCGCGGGAACTGAAGATCGGCGACCCCAGCGATGTCGCAACCCATGTCGGGCCGGTGATCGACGTTGAGGCCAAGCAGCGCCTCGATGCGCATATCGCGCGGATGAAGACGGAGGCGCGGCTGCACTTTGCCGGTCCCGCGCCGGAGGGCTGCTTCGTCGCGCCGCACATCTTCGAGCTCACGGAGGCCGGCCAGCTCACCGAGGAAGTGTTCGGCCCAATCCTGCATGTCGTGCGCTATCGGCCCGAGAACCTCGAACGCGTGTTGCGGGCGATCGAGCGCACCGGCTACGGGCTCACGCTCGGCGTCCACTCCCGCATCGACGACAGCATCGAGGCGATCATCGACCGCGTCCAGGTCGGCAACATCTACGTCAACCGCAACATGATCGGCGCCGTGGTCGGCGTGCAGCCGTTCGGCGGCAACGGCCTGTCCGGAACCGGCCCGAAGGCCGGCGGCCCGCACTACCTCGCGCGCTTTGCCACCGAGCAGACCGTAACCATCAACACGGCTGCGGCCGGCGGCAATGCTGCGTTGCTGGCTGGGGAGGAGTGA
- a CDS encoding CaiB/BaiF CoA transferase family protein, translating into MDKGIFAGLKVLDCASFIAAPAAATVLSDFGADVIKIEPPGAGDPYRNLPNLPGYPTGEHNFAWLLEARNKKSLALDLSKPEAQAVLYKLVEETDVFITNMPPPVRTKLGITYDHLAHLNDRLIYASFTGYGEKGEEANKPGFDSNAYWARSGLMDLVRADTDTTPARSVAGMGDHPCAMALYGAIVTALYQREKTGKGSHVASNLMANGVWAASVLAQAKLCGAKFGERRPRERALNAVANHYQCKDGRWLILSLLSEEKQFPTLAKCLGREDLITDPRFATKPDRHARSVELIKIFDETFATKDLAEWRKILDGNGLVFGIVGILDDIPNDKQMLDNEVLVPFENDTMLTISSPIWVDGTKKVQPRKPPGVGEHSDEILRGAGYDEAAIKQLRSNGAVG; encoded by the coding sequence ATGGACAAGGGCATTTTTGCGGGGCTGAAGGTTCTGGACTGCGCGAGCTTCATCGCAGCGCCCGCGGCCGCGACCGTGCTGTCGGATTTCGGTGCCGACGTCATCAAGATCGAGCCGCCCGGCGCCGGCGACCCCTACCGCAATCTGCCCAACCTGCCGGGCTACCCGACCGGCGAGCACAATTTCGCCTGGCTGCTGGAGGCCCGCAACAAGAAGAGCCTCGCGCTCGATCTCTCCAAGCCGGAGGCGCAGGCGGTGCTCTACAAGCTGGTCGAAGAGACCGACGTCTTCATCACCAACATGCCGCCGCCGGTGCGCACCAAGCTCGGCATCACCTATGACCACCTCGCCCATCTCAACGATCGGCTGATCTACGCCTCCTTCACCGGCTATGGCGAGAAGGGCGAGGAAGCCAACAAGCCCGGCTTCGACAGCAACGCCTATTGGGCGCGTTCCGGCCTGATGGACCTCGTCCGCGCCGATACCGATACGACGCCGGCCCGCTCCGTCGCCGGCATGGGCGACCACCCCTGCGCCATGGCGTTGTACGGCGCGATCGTCACCGCGCTCTATCAGCGCGAGAAGACCGGCAAGGGCTCGCATGTCGCTTCCAACCTGATGGCGAACGGGGTGTGGGCGGCGAGCGTGCTGGCGCAGGCAAAACTCTGCGGCGCCAAGTTCGGTGAACGGCGCCCGCGCGAGCGCGCGCTGAATGCGGTCGCCAACCACTATCAATGCAAGGACGGCCGCTGGCTGATCCTGTCGCTGCTGAGCGAGGAGAAGCAGTTTCCGACGCTGGCCAAGTGCCTTGGCCGCGAAGACCTGATCACCGATCCACGTTTTGCCACCAAGCCCGACCGCCACGCCCGCTCGGTCGAGCTGATCAAGATTTTCGACGAGACTTTCGCCACCAAGGACCTTGCCGAATGGCGCAAGATCCTCGACGGCAACGGCCTCGTGTTCGGCATCGTCGGCATTCTGGACGACATCCCGAACGACAAGCAGATGCTCGACAACGAGGTGCTGGTGCCGTTCGAGAACGACACCATGCTCACCATCTCCAGCCCGATCTGGGTCGACGGCACCAAGAAGGTGCAGCCGCGCAAGCCGCCCGGCGTCGGCGAGCACAGTGACGAGATTTTGCGCGGAGCGGGATACGACGAGGCAGCGATCAAGCAGCTGCGGTCAAACGGGGCGGTGGGCTAG
- a CDS encoding TPM domain-containing protein, with translation MSIKRIARHLVQHHWRAKRIFPPKVLTRIEQAIKQGETTHSGQVRFVVEGALDGGPLFRNQPARERALDVFSHLRIWDTAHNNGVLIYLLLADRDVEIIADRGIDAKVGAAGWETICRAMEAEFRSGQFERGVIEGIAAVSRELAKHFPPQGSHRNELPDAPVTM, from the coding sequence ATGAGCATCAAGCGCATTGCCAGACATCTGGTGCAGCATCATTGGCGGGCAAAGCGGATTTTTCCGCCAAAGGTGCTCACCCGCATCGAGCAGGCGATCAAGCAGGGTGAGACCACCCATTCCGGCCAGGTCCGCTTCGTCGTCGAAGGCGCGCTCGACGGCGGCCCCCTGTTCCGCAACCAGCCGGCGCGCGAGCGCGCGCTCGACGTGTTCTCGCATTTGCGCATCTGGGACACCGCGCACAACAACGGCGTCCTCATCTATCTCCTGCTCGCCGATCGCGACGTCGAGATCATCGCCGACCGCGGCATCGACGCGAAAGTTGGCGCGGCGGGCTGGGAGACCATCTGCCGCGCCATGGAGGCGGAGTTCAGGTCCGGCCAGTTCGAGCGCGGCGTGATCGAAGGCATCGCAGCCGTGTCGCGCGAGCTGGCAAAGCATTTTCCTCCGCAAGGCTCGCATCGCAACGAGCTGCCGGATGCACCTGTGACGATGTGA
- a CDS encoding TPM domain-containing protein, translating into MTLSVWFVFALLLTFAFPAFADVAVPQLTGRVVDQTGTLSSGDIAALTQKLRNFETRKGSQVAVLIVPSTQPETIEQFSIRVAEAWKIGRKKVDDGAILVVAKNDRHLRIEVGYGLEGALTDVTSRRIIDEIITPKFRTGDFSGGISDGVDRMIRVIDGEPLPVPSPSVNFGNLDDIGPLFFVTVFASIGVGGFFRAMLGRLLGSLVTGGIIAALTWLILGSFALAMVLGVAGFIIGFIADVVSAMGPSTGSSRRGSWSSGSSGGGWSSGSSGSSDSGSFSGGGGSFGGGGASGSW; encoded by the coding sequence ATGACACTGAGTGTGTGGTTCGTATTCGCACTCCTCCTCACCTTCGCGTTTCCCGCCTTCGCCGACGTCGCGGTGCCGCAGCTGACCGGCCGCGTGGTCGACCAGACCGGCACGCTCTCCAGCGGCGACATTGCTGCGCTCACGCAAAAACTGCGCAACTTCGAGACGCGCAAAGGCAGCCAGGTCGCCGTCCTGATCGTGCCGTCCACGCAGCCGGAAACGATCGAGCAGTTCTCGATCCGGGTTGCGGAGGCCTGGAAGATCGGCCGCAAGAAGGTCGACGATGGCGCGATCCTCGTCGTTGCTAAGAACGACCGGCATTTGCGCATCGAGGTCGGTTACGGCCTCGAAGGCGCGCTCACCGACGTCACCTCGCGGCGGATCATCGACGAGATCATCACACCGAAATTCAGAACGGGCGATTTCAGCGGCGGCATCTCGGATGGCGTCGATCGCATGATCCGCGTCATCGACGGCGAGCCGCTGCCGGTTCCCTCGCCCAGCGTGAATTTCGGCAATCTGGACGACATCGGGCCGCTCTTCTTCGTGACGGTGTTCGCCTCGATCGGGGTCGGCGGGTTCTTCCGGGCCATGCTGGGGCGGCTGCTCGGATCATTGGTGACCGGCGGCATCATCGCAGCATTGACCTGGCTCATTCTCGGTTCCTTCGCACTTGCCATGGTGCTCGGCGTCGCCGGCTTCATCATCGGATTCATCGCCGATGTGGTTTCCGCGATGGGACCGAGCACGGGGTCGTCGCGTCGGGGCTCGTGGTCGAGCGGATCGTCGGGAGGCGGCTGGAGCAGCGGATCGTCGGGCAGCAGCGACAGCGGCAGCTTCAGCGGCGGTGGTGGCAGTTTTGGCGGCGGCGGCGCCTCGGGGAGCTGGTAG
- a CDS encoding LemA family protein → MRKILTVLAALASLSLTNCGYNAIQSEDEQIKANWSEVVNQYQRRADLVPNLVNSVKGFAQQEKDVLLGVTNARAKVGSIQATPEVLNDPAAFQKFQAAQGELSSALSRLLVVTENYPQLKSDALFKDLMSQLEGTENRITVARNRYIKAVQEYNVTIRSFPTNLTAMTFGYKEKPNFSVENEKEISTAPKVDFNPAPAPSK, encoded by the coding sequence ATGCGCAAGATCCTGACCGTGCTGGCGGCGCTGGCCTCGCTCAGCCTCACCAATTGTGGCTACAACGCGATCCAGAGCGAGGACGAGCAGATCAAGGCCAACTGGTCCGAGGTCGTGAACCAGTATCAGCGCCGCGCCGATCTCGTGCCCAACCTCGTCAACTCGGTGAAGGGCTTTGCCCAGCAGGAGAAGGACGTGCTGCTCGGCGTCACCAATGCCCGCGCCAAGGTCGGCAGCATCCAGGCAACGCCGGAGGTGCTGAACGACCCCGCGGCCTTCCAGAAGTTCCAGGCCGCCCAGGGCGAACTCTCCAGCGCGCTGTCGCGCCTCCTGGTCGTCACCGAGAACTACCCGCAGCTCAAGTCGGACGCGCTGTTCAAGGACCTGATGTCCCAGCTCGAGGGCACCGAGAACCGCATCACGGTGGCGCGCAACCGCTACATCAAGGCGGTGCAGGAGTACAACGTCACCATCCGCTCGTTCCCGACCAACCTCACCGCGATGACGTTCGGCTACAAGGAGAAGCCGAACTTCTCGGTCGAGAACGAGAAGGAGATCTCGACCGCGCCGAAGGTCGATTTCAATCCTGCGCCCGCGCCATCGAAGTAA
- a CDS encoding enoyl-CoA hydratase, producing MSSFETILVERPEPAIARVVMNRPDARNAQNLQMTYDLNAAFDAAVQDDTVKVIILAGNGPHFSSGHDLRPGGKNEAGVDFPPIGNWGGFAEANAHGRFAREQEIYLQITRRWRNLAKPVIAEVHGKCIAGGLMLAWACDLIVASDDAQFCDPVVAMGVCGVEWFVHPWELGPRKAKEFLFTADSWSAQEAHQLGMVNQVVPRAELSSRVLELARRIASKPSFALKLTKEAVNRSVDVMGQPAAIDQAFALHQLCHAHNLQEFGMIVDPSGLHPSVRKPPAAAE from the coding sequence ATGTCCTCGTTCGAGACCATCCTCGTGGAGCGGCCGGAGCCGGCGATTGCCCGGGTCGTCATGAACCGGCCCGATGCGCGCAACGCGCAGAACCTGCAAATGACCTACGACCTCAACGCTGCCTTCGATGCCGCGGTGCAGGACGACACGGTCAAGGTGATCATCCTTGCCGGCAACGGGCCGCATTTCTCCTCGGGCCACGATTTGCGCCCGGGCGGCAAGAATGAAGCGGGCGTCGATTTTCCGCCGATCGGAAATTGGGGCGGCTTCGCCGAAGCCAACGCGCACGGCCGCTTCGCGCGCGAGCAGGAAATATATCTCCAGATCACGCGCCGTTGGCGCAATCTGGCAAAGCCTGTTATCGCCGAGGTGCACGGCAAGTGCATCGCCGGCGGCTTGATGCTGGCCTGGGCCTGCGACCTCATCGTCGCCAGCGACGATGCGCAGTTCTGCGATCCCGTGGTCGCCATGGGCGTCTGCGGCGTCGAATGGTTCGTGCATCCTTGGGAGCTCGGGCCGCGCAAGGCCAAGGAATTCCTGTTCACGGCCGACAGCTGGAGCGCGCAGGAGGCGCATCAGCTCGGCATGGTCAATCAGGTCGTGCCACGCGCGGAGTTGTCATCGCGCGTGCTGGAGCTGGCGCGCCGGATCGCATCAAAGCCGTCCTTCGCGCTGAAGCTGACCAAGGAGGCGGTCAATCGTTCGGTCGATGTGATGGGCCAGCCGGCTGCAATTGACCAGGCCTTTGCCCTGCATCAGCTCTGTCACGCCCATAACCTTCAGGAGTTCGGCATGATCGTCGATCCATCGGGCCTGCATCCCTCCGTGCGCAAACCGCCGGCGGCCGCGGAGTAG
- a CDS encoding acyl-CoA dehydrogenase family protein: MDLNLSDEQRLLRESAERFVAESYDADHRRKMANDPLGFSPAVWTQFAELGWLALPIPEQFDGLGGGAVEIGILMEAFGRGLVSEPYVATVVLGAALIDRCGSTAQKQASLPKIADGSLKLALAHSERAARFDLAKVATAANKTAQGWRLAGSKIAVLDGHAADEIIVSAHIHDHRGPSGRIGLFLVPATAPGLSISDYPRLGGGRACNIELPDVHLPEDALLGDGKDALPAIEWAVDRAMAALGAEAVGIMQMLLETTLEYTKIRKQFGRPLSANQVIRHRLADMAMQVDEARSMALRAALKADSTPIERARAASGAKAKIGKCARFVGEQSIQLHGGMGVTEELEVGAYFKRLVAFDTLFGGSAHHYARHARLGRTGVSA, from the coding sequence ATGGACCTCAATCTGAGCGACGAGCAACGGCTGCTGCGCGAAAGCGCGGAACGCTTCGTGGCCGAGAGCTACGATGCCGATCATCGCCGCAAGATGGCGAACGATCCGCTCGGCTTCAGCCCGGCGGTATGGACGCAGTTTGCCGAGCTCGGCTGGTTGGCGTTGCCGATCCCGGAGCAGTTTGATGGGCTCGGCGGTGGTGCGGTCGAGATCGGCATCTTGATGGAAGCCTTCGGCCGCGGGCTGGTGTCGGAGCCTTATGTCGCAACCGTCGTGCTCGGAGCCGCGCTGATCGACAGATGCGGCAGCACGGCGCAGAAGCAGGCGAGCCTGCCGAAGATCGCGGACGGGTCGTTGAAGCTGGCGCTTGCGCATTCCGAACGCGCAGCGCGGTTCGATCTCGCCAAAGTTGCGACCGCAGCCAACAAGACCGCGCAGGGCTGGCGTCTTGCCGGCAGCAAGATCGCCGTGCTCGACGGCCATGCCGCCGACGAGATCATCGTCTCCGCGCATATTCACGATCATCGGGGGCCATCGGGGCGGATCGGCCTGTTCCTGGTGCCGGCAACGGCGCCGGGCCTCTCAATCTCCGACTATCCGCGGCTTGGCGGCGGGCGCGCCTGCAATATCGAGCTGCCCGACGTGCATCTTCCTGAGGACGCCCTGCTCGGCGACGGCAAGGATGCGCTGCCCGCAATCGAATGGGCCGTCGATCGCGCCATGGCCGCGCTCGGCGCGGAGGCCGTCGGCATCATGCAGATGCTGCTGGAGACGACGCTGGAATACACCAAGATCCGGAAGCAGTTCGGCCGGCCGCTGTCCGCCAACCAGGTGATCCGCCACCGCCTTGCCGACATGGCGATGCAGGTGGACGAGGCGCGCTCGATGGCGCTGCGCGCCGCGCTGAAGGCAGACAGCACGCCGATCGAGCGCGCGCGGGCCGCGTCGGGCGCGAAGGCGAAGATCGGCAAATGCGCGCGCTTCGTCGGCGAGCAGTCGATCCAGCTTCACGGCGGCATGGGCGTCACCGAGGAGCTCGAGGTCGGCGCCTATTTCAAGCGGCTCGTCGCCTTCGACACGCTGTTCGGCGGCAGCGCGCACCACTATGCCCGCCACGCCCGGCTTGGCCGCACCGGCGTATCGGCCTGA
- a CDS encoding acyl-CoA dehydrogenase family protein — protein MDLSFNAEERAFQDEVRGFIAKNLTEEMKRATALTPSVFSDPDIGMAWQRALHRQGWGAPGWPVEYGGPDWTPAQRWIFETESARAGVPNVNVMGVKMVGPVIIGFGSPEQKNFYLPRILSGEDYWCQGYSEPGSGSDLSSLKTRAVRDGDHYIINGTKIWTTHAHHANRMFALVRTSDGPRQQDGISFILIDMKTPGITTRPILTIGGDHEVNQVFFDDVRVPMANRVGEEGKGWTYGKYLLEFERGSGIASAKLREGLKAIADLAESDLTGRAIDSPDIATRISEVEVDIDALEMTELRVLSALQTGQNPGAVSSILKLRNSEIRQAVTRLGADVIGHDALAVEPMRPLYKLNHEPAIPEDMLTVVPEYLNGRAYTIFGGTSEIQRDIIAKMMLGI, from the coding sequence ATGGACCTGTCGTTCAATGCCGAGGAGCGCGCCTTCCAGGACGAGGTGCGCGGCTTCATCGCCAAAAATCTCACCGAGGAGATGAAGCGCGCGACCGCGCTGACGCCCTCGGTATTCTCCGATCCTGATATCGGCATGGCCTGGCAGCGCGCGCTGCACAGGCAGGGCTGGGGCGCGCCGGGCTGGCCGGTCGAATATGGCGGTCCGGACTGGACGCCGGCACAGCGCTGGATTTTCGAGACCGAATCCGCGCGCGCCGGCGTGCCCAATGTGAATGTCATGGGCGTAAAGATGGTCGGGCCCGTCATCATCGGCTTCGGCAGCCCTGAGCAGAAGAACTTCTATTTGCCGCGGATTCTCTCCGGCGAGGATTATTGGTGCCAGGGCTACTCCGAGCCGGGCTCCGGCTCCGACCTGTCTTCGCTGAAGACGCGCGCGGTGCGCGACGGCGACCACTACATCATCAACGGCACCAAGATCTGGACCACGCATGCCCACCACGCCAACCGCATGTTCGCGCTGGTGCGCACCAGCGACGGGCCGCGGCAGCAGGACGGCATCAGCTTCATCCTGATCGACATGAAGACGCCGGGCATCACGACGCGCCCGATCCTCACCATCGGCGGCGACCACGAGGTCAACCAGGTGTTCTTTGACGACGTGCGTGTGCCCATGGCCAATCGGGTCGGCGAGGAAGGCAAGGGCTGGACCTACGGCAAGTACCTGCTCGAATTCGAGCGCGGCTCGGGCATCGCCTCCGCCAAGCTGCGCGAAGGGCTGAAGGCGATCGCGGACCTTGCCGAGTCGGACCTGACCGGCCGCGCGATCGACAGTCCTGACATCGCGACGCGCATTTCGGAGGTCGAGGTCGACATCGACGCGCTGGAGATGACCGAGCTGCGCGTGCTCTCGGCGCTCCAGACCGGACAGAATCCCGGCGCGGTGTCGTCGATCCTGAAGCTGCGCAACAGCGAGATCCGCCAGGCCGTGACACGGCTGGGCGCCGACGTGATTGGCCATGACGCCCTCGCCGTCGAGCCGATGCGCCCGCTCTACAAGCTCAACCACGAACCGGCGATACCCGAGGACATGCTGACGGTGGTGCCGGAATATCTCAACGGCCGGGCTTACACGATCTTCGGCGGCACGTCCGAGATCCAGCGCGACATCATCGCGAAGATGATGCTGGGGATTTGA